The following proteins come from a genomic window of Pseudomonas putida:
- a CDS encoding DUF3596 domain-containing protein — MGRDGRGVRAVSESSIEITFMYRGVRCRERISLKPTATNLKRAEQHKAAVEHAIANGTFDYAVTFPGSPRAAKFAPEASQETVAGFLTKWLAGKKQHVSSSTFEGYRKLVELRLVPALGPTLLVDLRRKTVRDWLNTLEVSNKTLSNIQSCLRSALNDAVDNDELIDTNPLAGWTFSRKDQVKEDDVDPFSPEEQRAILTSLDGQAKNLVQFALWTGMRTSELVALDWGDIDWLKGEVYVTRAMTQAAAGEAEVTKTLSGKRRIKLLAPAMEALVAQKDHTFLAGNEVFQNPRTLERWKGDQPIRKTMWAHAVKKAGVRYRRPYQTRHTYASMMLSAGEHPMWVAGQLGHSDWTMIARVYGRWMPSADIGAGSRAEELWGAIGKNPETQTSQVKEPIEGL; from the coding sequence GTGGGTAGAGATGGGCGGGGAGTTCGGGCAGTCTCCGAGTCGAGTATCGAAATCACGTTCATGTATCGCGGCGTTCGGTGCCGTGAGCGGATCTCGCTCAAGCCCACCGCCACTAACCTGAAGCGCGCCGAGCAGCACAAGGCGGCAGTCGAGCACGCTATCGCCAATGGCACGTTCGACTATGCCGTCACCTTCCCAGGCTCGCCCAGGGCAGCGAAATTCGCGCCAGAGGCCAGCCAGGAGACCGTAGCCGGCTTCCTGACCAAGTGGCTGGCCGGCAAGAAGCAGCACGTTTCCAGCAGCACCTTCGAGGGGTACAGGAAGCTGGTAGAGCTGCGCCTGGTACCGGCGCTCGGCCCTACCCTGCTGGTCGACCTGAGGCGCAAGACCGTGCGCGACTGGCTGAACACGCTAGAGGTGTCCAACAAGACGTTGAGCAACATCCAGAGCTGCCTGCGCTCGGCGCTGAACGATGCCGTGGACAATGACGAGTTGATCGACACCAACCCGCTGGCCGGCTGGACGTTTTCGCGCAAAGACCAGGTGAAGGAGGATGACGTTGACCCATTCAGTCCGGAGGAACAGCGCGCGATCCTGACCTCGCTCGATGGCCAGGCCAAGAACCTGGTGCAGTTCGCTCTGTGGACAGGAATGCGCACCAGCGAGTTGGTCGCCTTGGACTGGGGCGATATCGACTGGCTGAAGGGTGAGGTCTACGTCACCAGAGCGATGACGCAGGCTGCGGCCGGCGAAGCCGAGGTGACTAAGACGCTATCGGGCAAGCGCCGCATCAAGCTGTTGGCGCCAGCCATGGAGGCCCTGGTGGCGCAGAAGGACCACACCTTCCTGGCCGGCAATGAGGTGTTCCAGAACCCACGCACCTTGGAGCGCTGGAAAGGCGACCAGCCGATCCGGAAAACCATGTGGGCGCATGCTGTGAAGAAGGCCGGCGTGCGGTACCGGCGTCCATACCAGACCCGGCACACTTACGCATCGATGATGCTGTCCGCAGGCGAGCATCCGATGTGGGTGGCGGGTCAGCTCGGCCATTCGGATTGGACTATGATCGCCAGGGTGTATGGAAGGTGGATGCCGTCGGCAGATATTGGCGCAGGTTCGCGAGCAGAGGAACTATGGGGGGCAATTGGAAAAAACCCGGAAACTCAGACTTCACAAGTCAAAGAGCCGATCGAAGGCCTTTGA
- a CDS encoding alkaline phosphatase, whose product MNGSTRKKRPALRLISTKELPREDWLQIRKQGIGSSDAAAAVGLNPYKSQLELWLEKTGRDASMPKVDPQDEESPLYWGNVLEPIVAWHYSKRSQHKVRRINAVLQHPDPALPWMLANIDREVIGVQEVQILECKTAGINGARLWKEGVPEYVQLQVMHQLAVTGKQAADVAVLLGGQHLEIHRITRDDALIARLIDLERLFWDYVVSDTPPPADGTASAEAALRCLYPEDNGQTLDFSQHTELASTFLELKSVRQTIAQQETREAQLKQVLQQAMGEATRAEFAEGYISWKKSKDSMGLDIEQMLKDKPYLQARYPKAKTGTRRFLIA is encoded by the coding sequence ATGAACGGCAGCACCCGCAAGAAACGCCCTGCCCTTCGCCTGATCAGCACCAAGGAGCTGCCGCGCGAGGACTGGCTGCAGATCCGCAAGCAAGGCATTGGCAGTTCGGATGCCGCCGCCGCTGTGGGTCTGAATCCGTACAAGTCGCAGCTGGAGCTGTGGCTGGAGAAGACCGGTCGCGATGCCAGCATGCCTAAGGTCGATCCTCAGGATGAGGAAAGCCCGCTGTACTGGGGCAACGTGCTAGAGCCTATCGTGGCCTGGCATTACAGCAAGCGCAGCCAGCACAAGGTCCGCCGCATCAACGCGGTGCTGCAGCATCCCGATCCGGCGCTGCCCTGGATGCTCGCCAATATCGACCGAGAGGTGATCGGCGTTCAAGAGGTGCAAATCCTCGAATGCAAGACCGCCGGCATAAACGGGGCACGCCTCTGGAAAGAGGGCGTGCCCGAATATGTGCAATTGCAAGTCATGCACCAGCTTGCAGTCACTGGCAAGCAGGCCGCTGATGTGGCAGTCCTGCTCGGCGGCCAGCATCTGGAAATCCATCGCATCACACGCGACGACGCGCTAATTGCGAGGCTGATTGACCTAGAACGGCTGTTCTGGGATTACGTCGTCAGTGACACCCCGCCACCGGCCGATGGCACAGCTTCTGCGGAAGCGGCATTACGCTGCCTCTACCCCGAGGATAACGGACAGACCCTGGACTTCAGCCAGCACACGGAGTTGGCCAGCACCTTTCTGGAACTCAAGTCTGTTCGCCAAACCATTGCCCAGCAGGAGACACGTGAAGCGCAGCTCAAGCAGGTTCTGCAGCAAGCCATGGGGGAAGCCACCCGCGCCGAATTTGCCGAGGGCTATATCAGCTGGAAGAAGTCCAAGGACAGCATGGGCCTGGATATTGAACAGATGCTCAAAGACAAGCCCTACCTGCAGGCTCGCTACCCCAAGGCCAAAACAGGCACCCGTCGCTTCCTGATCGCCTGA
- a CDS encoding DUF4011 domain-containing protein: MTVQSPASRPLTVNERKLVQDWILDLVPGDGAAVGNKTLKQRLEQKAELHDFAVTDEDYWLIREELIARGKLQKGSGRGGSVFRFDTNWKPSAQQTSIYEQSNWEDLDEPASDSPESLEKLRSRLLDLSARNRLLNFSHARSKRFARIIDELPDHLFETLTTDQTMRFAPVPEPTERQLIEQGYLKYDEQTGSVSELKKPPTAETWAQILGMETSYELPKGSEVPSDKYADDAIQTLYYPTELESRLQTLHAQSRLSLDETGANILYLALGFLEWDESIVGKNSARLAPLMLLPVRLEKGKLNPKTATFDYEVLYTGEDILTNLSLREKLRRDFGIALPRITEDLLPEEYFTRVRDTVLEVKPDWKLHRFASLGLFEFGKLMMYLDLEPGKNQVLLQSSLVQRLIGLAESERPESTASGFSSEHAIDQLQDVHRNYPLIDDADSSQHSALVDVMRGEDLVIEGPPGTGKSQTITNMISAAMAQGKKVLFVAEKRAALEVVKNRLTRAGLGEFCLEIHSHKSQKSAVAASIGQRISNRGSYREPGQLNDLINNYERLKQQLNDHVRQLHSLHANTGLTAHQILMQATRLRESLTIRPADFHPSNAVSLDKSQVHEQAGYFAHIYTKTAQEAGQSGKLETHPWFGCTKTQISGLERSDILLQLKNTIDALDELSAVRAKASTDLKAADAASFSPKAIQQLASALSAMPMPKGDEDWDLINRLDASSCEALQAWLEGMDQLMEQQIALNQALHPSVIGSPQALELIKKSCAQIRQHNDSSNLKLDDLLELIQEAQELIDEAPKAQLLIQTIAKAPATQSLRTDKQGIEQLSLLLELMLQMPIALAEWRHKRFEDASLDRVLPELSELLTNIKQLEEQSASVFILDRLPDHTRLEDLQRVLADGSLFRWFKSSWRSAKAEVLAMVRPGIKLKSALQILPDGIAYKRNYNRLATDSTYREVLGEHFKDVGTKTADLIALRNWYRALRDKCGRGFGGCVWVAEYLLKENPLVLERLLGEASELKEYFSDVMSHRSELESTLPLNGHQLKSEDLLAPNGLYMRLIKEIGAALNALLPLISEQAPTTGRVLALAKAVENWQERAAALHNNAELLACLKGEELPSFDNLAEARGRLIAWRHTVSFVRPIMALSIRHLLVPQLSVCTTKQAEQLVGNWNALSQQLATALQAWEQALTGFINAAEVEPDHWWKHVDQDDLTCLNQRMQWAAQNEELIEHWLEYRRLRKRLADLGFEAVIFAAENQTLTADRAKDACLLGLMDLWAKQILENNPALGQFSGKDQEAIRARFVEIDNQLTKLQREQLAAKIDQHKVPEGNNSGKVKDRTQLALLKHEAGKKTRHESIRSLMLRAPEALQGLKPCFMMSPMAVAQYLPAGKVHFDIIVMDEASQMRPEEALGAISRGSQLVVVGDPKQLPPTSFFSRQGGNDDEYSDETSLAQDSESILEAAMPLFKLRRLRWHYRSRHESLIAFSNKAFYDSNLVVYPSPHRESNEFGVKFVRVARGRFVEQRNIEEAEIIAKAIEHHLLHRPEESLGVVAMNVKQAEQIDRALEQLAKQNPTLQEALSRNKEIDEPLFIKNLENVQGDERDVIYISTTYGPMEIGGTVPQRFGPITGADGWRRLNVLFTRSKKRMQVFASFTASDVVATGTSSRGVLALRDFLQFAESGHMPHIRETGRSSDSDFEVAVIEELERHGYQCEPQVGVAGFFIDLAVRDPGQPGRYLMGIECDGAAYHSAKSARDRDRLRQSVLEQLGWRIRRIWSVDWFRNTRLQLEPILQELAALRTEPAMEAEPEQAEEQIIQQVAEEQNQHAERITQDGDTSLRERLLYLDQQIIRAALPNTSDNRRLLRPAMLEALLEFKPADRSEFQQRLPGYLREGTDPAEGRFIDDVLTLIGDYA, from the coding sequence ATGACGGTGCAATCTCCAGCCAGCCGGCCTTTGACAGTCAATGAAAGGAAGCTCGTACAGGACTGGATACTGGATCTGGTACCTGGAGACGGAGCAGCAGTAGGCAACAAGACCCTCAAGCAGCGGCTTGAACAGAAAGCAGAACTTCATGACTTCGCGGTTACTGACGAAGACTATTGGTTAATTAGGGAAGAACTGATCGCACGAGGCAAACTGCAAAAAGGCAGCGGCCGGGGCGGTTCAGTGTTCCGCTTCGACACCAACTGGAAACCTAGCGCCCAACAGACATCCATCTATGAGCAATCCAACTGGGAGGATCTGGATGAGCCGGCCAGCGACAGCCCGGAAAGCCTGGAAAAACTGCGCAGCCGCCTTTTAGACCTCAGTGCGAGAAACCGGCTTCTGAATTTCTCGCATGCTCGCTCCAAGCGCTTCGCGCGAATTATCGACGAACTCCCCGACCATCTTTTTGAAACGCTGACGACCGACCAGACAATGCGTTTCGCGCCGGTTCCCGAGCCGACAGAGCGCCAGTTAATCGAACAGGGCTATCTCAAGTACGACGAGCAAACCGGCAGTGTCAGCGAGCTTAAGAAACCGCCAACTGCGGAGACCTGGGCGCAGATTCTTGGCATGGAAACCAGCTACGAACTGCCAAAAGGATCGGAAGTGCCCAGCGACAAATACGCTGACGATGCCATTCAAACCCTGTATTACCCAACTGAGCTGGAGTCACGACTGCAGACCCTGCATGCGCAGTCGCGCCTATCGCTCGATGAAACCGGCGCCAACATCCTTTACCTGGCACTAGGATTCCTCGAATGGGATGAGTCAATCGTCGGGAAGAATAGTGCACGCCTTGCCCCACTGATGCTGCTACCCGTCCGCTTGGAGAAAGGAAAGCTCAACCCCAAAACAGCGACCTTCGACTACGAGGTTCTTTACACCGGCGAAGACATCCTCACCAACCTCTCGCTCAGGGAGAAACTTCGTCGAGATTTTGGCATTGCGCTGCCACGTATCACCGAAGACCTACTGCCAGAGGAGTACTTCACTCGAGTACGGGACACAGTTCTCGAAGTGAAGCCGGACTGGAAACTGCACCGCTTTGCCTCCTTGGGCCTGTTCGAGTTCGGCAAGCTGATGATGTATCTGGATCTTGAGCCTGGCAAAAACCAGGTGTTACTCCAGAGCAGTCTGGTTCAGCGGCTGATTGGCCTGGCAGAGAGTGAACGGCCCGAGTCCACTGCCAGTGGATTCAGCAGCGAGCACGCTATCGACCAACTCCAAGATGTGCACCGGAACTATCCACTGATCGATGACGCAGACAGCTCACAGCACAGTGCATTGGTCGATGTGATGCGCGGCGAAGACCTGGTGATCGAAGGGCCGCCTGGTACAGGTAAATCGCAGACCATCACCAACATGATCTCCGCAGCGATGGCGCAGGGCAAAAAAGTGCTCTTCGTTGCTGAAAAACGTGCTGCATTGGAGGTTGTTAAGAACAGACTCACGCGCGCTGGGCTGGGAGAGTTCTGCCTGGAGATACACAGCCACAAAAGCCAGAAGAGTGCGGTGGCTGCAAGTATTGGGCAGCGCATAAGTAATCGAGGTAGCTACCGTGAGCCCGGTCAGCTGAACGATTTGATCAACAACTACGAGCGACTGAAGCAGCAGCTCAATGATCATGTCCGGCAACTGCATAGCCTCCATGCCAATACTGGGCTAACTGCTCACCAGATCCTGATGCAAGCCACGCGCTTACGTGAAAGCTTGACCATCCGACCTGCTGACTTCCATCCCTCCAACGCTGTCAGCCTGGATAAGAGTCAGGTTCATGAGCAAGCGGGTTATTTTGCCCACATCTACACCAAAACTGCACAGGAAGCCGGCCAGAGCGGCAAGCTTGAAACTCATCCATGGTTTGGCTGCACCAAAACGCAAATAAGCGGACTAGAACGATCCGATATCTTGCTCCAGCTGAAAAACACTATAGACGCACTTGATGAGTTAAGCGCAGTGCGAGCCAAGGCCTCGACTGACCTTAAAGCAGCTGATGCTGCCTCGTTCTCCCCCAAGGCCATCCAGCAGTTGGCAAGCGCATTATCGGCAATGCCAATGCCCAAAGGAGACGAAGACTGGGACTTGATCAACCGACTCGATGCCTCTAGCTGTGAGGCGCTCCAGGCCTGGTTAGAAGGCATGGATCAGTTGATGGAGCAGCAAATTGCCCTGAACCAGGCCTTGCACCCCAGTGTCATCGGCTCTCCTCAAGCCCTCGAATTGATTAAGAAATCCTGCGCGCAGATACGGCAGCACAACGATAGTAGCAATCTGAAACTAGATGACCTCCTAGAGTTGATCCAAGAAGCCCAGGAGCTCATTGATGAAGCCCCCAAAGCTCAGTTGCTGATACAAACCATCGCGAAAGCGCCAGCTACTCAGTCGCTCAGAACAGACAAGCAGGGCATCGAGCAATTGAGCCTGTTGCTTGAACTCATGCTGCAAATGCCCATCGCCTTGGCGGAGTGGCGCCACAAACGCTTCGAAGATGCTTCGCTGGACAGAGTTTTACCTGAGCTCAGCGAACTTTTAACCAATATCAAACAGCTCGAAGAGCAGTCCGCCAGCGTCTTCATACTTGACCGACTCCCGGATCACACTCGCCTGGAGGACCTGCAGCGAGTGCTTGCAGACGGCTCGCTATTCCGCTGGTTCAAGAGCAGCTGGCGCTCAGCCAAGGCAGAGGTTCTTGCCATGGTACGGCCAGGTATCAAGCTGAAGTCAGCCCTTCAAATACTGCCGGACGGAATCGCCTACAAACGCAACTATAACCGCCTAGCGACCGACTCAACCTACCGCGAGGTGCTCGGCGAGCACTTCAAGGATGTGGGAACCAAAACCGCTGATCTGATTGCCCTGCGTAACTGGTACCGTGCGCTTCGGGACAAGTGTGGGCGCGGCTTCGGAGGCTGCGTCTGGGTTGCTGAATACCTTCTAAAAGAAAACCCCCTGGTGCTGGAGCGCCTGCTTGGTGAAGCTAGCGAGCTAAAAGAATACTTCTCGGACGTAATGTCCCATCGCAGTGAGCTTGAAAGCACTCTGCCTTTGAATGGTCACCAGCTAAAATCAGAAGACTTGCTGGCCCCCAACGGCCTATACATGCGACTCATCAAGGAAATAGGTGCCGCGCTCAATGCGCTTCTGCCGCTCATTAGCGAACAGGCACCGACCACCGGCCGCGTACTGGCGCTCGCGAAAGCCGTTGAGAACTGGCAGGAACGTGCCGCAGCTCTGCACAACAATGCCGAGCTGCTCGCCTGCCTTAAAGGAGAAGAGCTGCCTAGCTTCGACAATCTGGCCGAAGCGCGTGGCCGTCTGATCGCCTGGCGCCACACCGTATCGTTCGTCCGCCCGATCATGGCGCTGTCGATACGCCACCTGCTAGTACCCCAGCTCTCAGTCTGTACCACCAAACAGGCCGAGCAGTTAGTTGGCAACTGGAACGCCCTGAGCCAGCAGCTGGCTACCGCGCTGCAGGCCTGGGAGCAGGCGTTGACCGGCTTCATTAACGCGGCTGAAGTAGAGCCGGATCATTGGTGGAAGCACGTCGATCAGGACGACCTCACCTGCCTCAATCAACGCATGCAATGGGCAGCGCAGAACGAGGAGCTGATTGAACACTGGCTGGAATACCGTCGCCTACGCAAGCGACTTGCTGATTTGGGCTTTGAAGCAGTGATCTTCGCGGCCGAGAACCAAACACTAACGGCGGATAGGGCCAAAGATGCCTGCCTGCTGGGCCTTATGGATCTCTGGGCCAAACAAATACTCGAAAACAATCCGGCGCTGGGGCAGTTCTCCGGCAAGGACCAAGAGGCCATCCGAGCTCGCTTTGTCGAGATAGACAATCAGCTCACCAAACTTCAACGTGAGCAGTTGGCCGCTAAGATCGATCAGCACAAGGTTCCAGAAGGCAACAACTCTGGCAAAGTCAAAGATCGCACCCAGCTCGCCTTGCTGAAACATGAGGCTGGCAAGAAAACTCGACACGAATCCATTCGCTCGTTAATGCTGCGCGCCCCTGAAGCACTACAAGGGCTGAAACCCTGTTTCATGATGTCGCCCATGGCAGTCGCTCAGTACCTGCCCGCCGGCAAGGTGCACTTCGACATCATCGTCATGGACGAAGCTTCGCAGATGCGACCGGAAGAAGCCCTAGGCGCCATCTCCCGAGGCAGCCAACTGGTCGTCGTCGGCGATCCCAAACAGCTGCCTCCTACCAGCTTCTTCTCCCGTCAAGGTGGTAATGACGACGAATACAGCGACGAAACCTCTCTGGCTCAGGATTCGGAAAGTATCCTCGAAGCGGCCATGCCGCTGTTCAAGTTGCGCCGCCTGCGCTGGCACTATCGTTCGCGTCATGAAAGCCTGATCGCCTTCTCCAACAAAGCTTTCTACGACAGCAACCTGGTGGTCTACCCATCACCTCACCGTGAATCGAACGAATTCGGCGTGAAGTTTGTGCGGGTAGCTCGCGGGCGTTTTGTTGAACAGCGCAACATTGAAGAAGCAGAGATCATCGCCAAAGCCATCGAGCACCATTTGCTACACCGCCCCGAAGAGTCGCTCGGCGTCGTCGCCATGAACGTCAAACAAGCCGAACAAATTGACCGCGCCCTAGAGCAGCTCGCCAAACAGAATCCAACGCTGCAGGAGGCCCTCAGCCGTAACAAAGAAATCGATGAGCCGCTGTTCATCAAGAACCTGGAGAACGTCCAGGGTGACGAACGCGACGTTATCTACATCTCCACCACCTATGGCCCAATGGAGATCGGCGGTACCGTGCCGCAGCGCTTTGGCCCCATCACCGGCGCAGATGGCTGGCGCCGCCTGAACGTGCTGTTCACCCGCTCCAAGAAGCGCATGCAAGTGTTCGCTTCTTTCACCGCCAGCGACGTGGTTGCGACTGGTACATCAAGCCGTGGCGTGCTTGCCCTGCGCGACTTCTTGCAATTCGCCGAATCGGGACATATGCCCCATATCCGCGAAACGGGCAGATCCTCAGACAGCGACTTCGAAGTCGCTGTTATCGAGGAACTAGAACGCCACGGTTATCAGTGCGAGCCTCAGGTCGGTGTCGCCGGCTTCTTCATCGATCTGGCCGTTCGCGATCCTGGCCAGCCTGGCCGCTATTTGATGGGCATCGAGTGCGATGGTGCGGCCTACCACTCGGCCAAGTCAGCCCGCGACCGCGACCGCCTGCGCCAGAGCGTGCTGGAGCAGCTCGGCTGGCGTATCCGCCGCATCTGGTCGGTGGACTGGTTCCGCAATACCAGGCTACAGCTCGAACCTATCCTTCAGGAACTCGCCGCACTGCGTACCGAACCGGCCATGGAGGCAGAGCCAGAACAGGCCGAAGAACAGATCATCCAGCAAGTCGCCGAGGAGCAGAACCAGCACGCCGAACGTATCACCCAAGACGGAGATACCAGCTTGCGCGAGAGACTGCTCTACCTGGATCAGCAGATCATCCGCGCAGCCCTTCCCAACACGTCTGACAATCGCCGCCTGCTGCGCCCCGCCATGCTCGAAGCCCTGTTGGAGTTCAAACCGGCCGACCGCAGTGAGTTTCAGCAGCGGCTGCCGGGCTACCTGCGCGAGGGCACCGACCCTGCCGAGGGGCGTTTCATCGACGACGTACTCACCCTGATCGGTGACTACGCATAA
- a CDS encoding DUF932 domain-containing protein, which produces MAHLIETMAYAGATPWHGLGNNLPRKQPIEVWQREAGMDWQIQESLVHFKSDTVGHLGTIHSFPEQKVLYRSDTKAPLSVVSQRYHTVQPREVLEFYRDLTEASGYELETAGVLKGGRKFWALARTGQGTELRGNDQVNGYLLLATSCDGTLATTATPTTVRVVCNNTLTIALDGTSRAIKVPHNTRFDPKAVKKQLGIAVSQWDDFMYQMRTLAERKVQWHEALGFFMNVLCGTTPTGALPEVLPNERALRKVQEMYEGRGRGSQLESARGTAWGLLNAVTEYVDHERRARSNEYRLDSAWFGQGAQIKQRALDAALQLAA; this is translated from the coding sequence ATGGCTCATCTCATTGAAACCATGGCCTACGCCGGTGCCACCCCTTGGCATGGCCTGGGTAACAACCTGCCTCGCAAACAACCAATCGAGGTATGGCAACGTGAAGCTGGCATGGACTGGCAGATCCAGGAAAGCCTGGTGCACTTCAAGTCGGATACTGTCGGTCACCTTGGCACTATTCACTCCTTCCCCGAACAGAAAGTCCTTTACCGCTCCGACACCAAAGCACCGCTGTCGGTGGTCTCCCAGCGCTACCACACAGTGCAGCCGCGTGAAGTGTTGGAGTTTTATCGCGACCTCACTGAGGCCTCCGGCTACGAGTTGGAAACGGCCGGCGTGCTCAAGGGTGGGCGCAAGTTCTGGGCACTGGCGCGTACCGGGCAAGGCACAGAGCTCAGGGGTAACGACCAGGTGAATGGCTATCTGCTTCTGGCGACTTCCTGCGACGGCACCCTGGCCACTACAGCAACGCCGACCACCGTGCGCGTCGTCTGCAACAACACCCTGACCATCGCCCTGGATGGCACCAGCCGGGCGATCAAGGTGCCGCACAACACCCGCTTCGATCCCAAAGCTGTGAAGAAGCAACTCGGTATTGCCGTCTCGCAATGGGATGACTTCATGTACCAAATGCGGACACTGGCAGAACGCAAAGTGCAATGGCATGAGGCACTGGGTTTCTTCATGAACGTATTGTGCGGAACGACACCGACCGGCGCTCTGCCGGAGGTACTGCCCAATGAGCGAGCTCTGCGTAAGGTGCAGGAGATGTACGAAGGACGTGGTCGCGGCAGCCAGCTGGAGTCGGCACGCGGCACCGCCTGGGGTCTGCTCAATGCTGTAACTGAGTACGTAGACCACGAACGCCGTGCCCGCAGTAACGAGTACCGCCTGGACTCGGCATGGTTCGGTCAGGGAGCACAGATCAAACAACGCGCCCTGGATGCCGCTCTGCAACTCGCCGCCTAA
- a CDS encoding recombinase family protein, translated as MFIRAYLRASTEEQDASRAQASLEQFASAHNKVVASVYLENASGASADRPELLRLLKDARKGDVLLVESIDRLSRLPVEDWQKLKATIDSKGLRIVALDLPTSHQGMQDTKGDEFTGRMLGAINSMLVEMMAAIARKDYEQRRERQAQGIEKAKAAGKYQGRPVDEDLHKRVTELLGAGLGIRATARHANCSTTTVLRIRDLANA; from the coding sequence ATGTTCATTCGCGCATACCTCCGAGCATCCACCGAAGAACAAGACGCCAGCCGCGCCCAGGCCTCGCTTGAGCAGTTCGCCAGCGCCCATAACAAGGTCGTCGCGAGCGTGTATCTGGAGAATGCCAGCGGCGCCTCCGCAGACCGGCCCGAGCTGCTGCGTTTGCTCAAAGATGCGCGCAAGGGTGACGTGCTGCTGGTGGAGTCGATAGACCGGCTCTCCCGCTTGCCGGTAGAGGACTGGCAGAAGCTCAAGGCCACGATTGATTCCAAGGGCCTGCGCATCGTCGCGCTCGATCTGCCGACCAGTCACCAGGGAATGCAGGACACGAAGGGCGACGAGTTCACCGGGCGGATGCTGGGCGCTATCAACTCGATGCTGGTGGAAATGATGGCCGCCATTGCGCGCAAGGATTACGAGCAACGCCGCGAGCGCCAGGCCCAGGGTATCGAGAAGGCCAAAGCTGCCGGTAAGTATCAGGGCCGGCCGGTCGATGAAGATCTGCACAAGCGCGTTACGGAACTGCTCGGTGCCGGCCTTGGCATCCGCGCAACAGCCAGGCACGCCAACTGCTCAACCACCACAGTCCTCAGGATCAGGGACTTGGCCAACGCCTGA
- a CDS encoding tyrosine-type recombinase/integrase — MCAQATRLSELKVKSAKPAEKDYVLFDGGGLQMRVRSNGSKLWNFNYRHPVTKKRINMGLGTFPEVSLAQARKRSVEARDALAHGIDPKEKRDAVLQAKQAATEHTLQNVATSWYELKKDAVTPAYAEDIWRSLTLHILPDLGSTPISAISAPQVINLLRPLETKGSLETVKRLTQRLNEIMTYGVNSGLIHANPLSGIRSVFKKPKKKNMAALPPDELKELMVAIANASIKRTTRCLIEWQLHTMTRPVEAATTRWADIDIEKKIWTIPAERMKKRRAHIVPLTEQALALLEAIKPYSGHREFVFPADRNPRTHCNSQTANMALKRMGFEGRLVSHGMRSMASTILNEHGWDPELIEVALAHVDKDEVRSAYNRADYIERRRPLMAWWSNHIQEAATGNLSVSAIRENQDKKVVSIR; from the coding sequence ATGTGCGCACAAGCTACCCGCCTCTCTGAACTCAAAGTCAAATCTGCCAAGCCTGCTGAAAAGGACTACGTCCTATTTGATGGAGGCGGACTCCAAATGCGAGTGAGAAGCAATGGCTCGAAGCTATGGAACTTCAACTACCGACACCCTGTGACAAAGAAACGGATCAACATGGGACTGGGTACCTTCCCCGAAGTCTCGTTGGCGCAAGCACGCAAGCGTTCCGTTGAAGCGAGGGACGCACTTGCCCACGGCATCGACCCTAAAGAGAAACGGGATGCTGTGCTGCAAGCTAAACAAGCTGCGACTGAGCATACCCTCCAGAATGTGGCGACGTCCTGGTATGAACTGAAGAAGGATGCTGTGACGCCAGCCTACGCTGAGGACATCTGGCGCTCGCTAACATTGCACATACTCCCGGACTTGGGCTCCACACCGATCTCAGCCATCAGCGCACCGCAAGTCATCAATCTGCTCCGACCACTCGAAACCAAGGGCAGCCTTGAAACCGTGAAGCGGCTGACGCAGCGGCTCAACGAGATCATGACCTACGGGGTCAACTCGGGACTGATTCACGCGAACCCACTCAGCGGTATCCGCTCTGTCTTCAAGAAACCGAAAAAGAAAAACATGGCGGCACTACCCCCCGATGAGCTGAAAGAGCTCATGGTGGCAATCGCCAATGCCAGCATAAAAAGAACAACCCGCTGCCTGATTGAGTGGCAGCTCCACACCATGACCCGGCCAGTCGAGGCAGCAACCACCCGCTGGGCAGATATCGACATCGAGAAGAAGATCTGGACGATTCCTGCAGAGCGCATGAAGAAGCGCCGCGCGCACATTGTCCCGCTCACAGAGCAGGCTCTCGCGCTTCTGGAAGCGATCAAGCCCTACAGTGGACATCGGGAATTTGTGTTCCCCGCAGACCGGAACCCCCGCACGCACTGCAACAGTCAGACCGCTAACATGGCGCTGAAACGAATGGGCTTTGAAGGCCGCCTGGTCAGCCATGGCATGCGCTCAATGGCGAGCACCATCCTCAACGAGCATGGCTGGGATCCCGAATTGATCGAGGTTGCGCTTGCCCACGTCGATAAAGACGAGGTACGTAGCGCGTACAACCGAGCAGATTACATAGAACGCAGACGCCCTCTGATGGCGTGGTGGAGCAACCATATTCAGGAAGCTGCTACAGGCAACCTGTCGGTATCAGCTATCAGAGAAAATCAAGATAAAAAAGTCGTCTCGATACGTTGA